The Armatimonadota bacterium genomic interval AGAGGAGAACGTCCTTGATGAGCATGGCCACGAAGGCGCGGGCTTCGAGGTCCTGGGTCTGGTCCAGCGAGTGCTGCGGAAGGAGTTCCCAGCGATAGATGTAAGCGTCCTGGCCGGGATCCGCGGTAGGGACCGACTGAAAGACGTTGACCTTCATCATATTGTCGAGGGTGCGGCGGTCGGTGCCGTCCTTGCACAGGCGGATGGAGTAGCGCTTGAACTCTTCCATATCCGTGCCGAGGAAGAAGGACTGGCGTTTCGCGATACGTTCGTGGAGTTCGCCGAGGCGCAGCACGAGGCTTTCGCGCGCCGTCTGAATCATGGCCATCATCTCGGCCTGGAGTTCGGGGTCGTCCGAGAACGCTTCCAGCGTTTCGAACGTGGTCCGGATGATGGCGAAATCATTCAGGCCGTCTTCGAGGCAGGGGTAGGCGATTCCGAGGGTCATATCCTCGGGAAAATCGTTGATCTCCTCCGCGTTGTGCCATCCCATCTCCGGCGGGACGAGGGCATAGAAGCGGTTCTTTGTTGCTTTGCTTTTCAGCAGGACGACGGTTCTGTTATCGGGACCTTCCATCAGGGGGCTGTTTCCTCTCTAGAATCCATTATAGACGCGGGCATAGCGGGTGATGACAGCGACCGCGAGGGCACCGCCGCTTCGCCTTCCCAAAGCGCCGCTGCCGTCGTTTGACACACCCGTTCCTCGCGTGGTAATATGGAAAGGCGTCAATTCTGAACGCCTTGAAGGAGCATCAGGTCTTGGAAATACTCCACAACATTGCGATGATCGCGCAGTTCTTCGTCGCCTTTGCGCTTATCGCGGTCGTCATGTCCCAAACCAATAAGGATCAGGGCATGGGCGGAGCGCTGAGCGGACAAAACGCTGATGCGTCCCGCTACAAGGGCGGCTACGAAGAGAAGATGGACAACCTGGCGAAGAACCTGGCGTTCTGGTTTCTGGGTCTCTCCTTCGCGGTGGCCGTCTTCGCCCACCTCGCGGGCTGAAGGCCACACGCCGCCTGATTGAAGGCGCGTGCGCGCACCGGTAGAATAGAATACAGCCATGGGGATATGGTGGAACGGCAGACACGCTGTCTTGAGGGGGCAGTGCCGAAAGGCGTGAGAGTTCAAATCTCTCTATCCCCACCACAAACGGGCTGATGCCCGCGGCGGACAGCCGACCCGTTGTCTCGATGCTTCCGCATTCCCAATCCTGAAGGAGCGCGTCACAATGGACCGGCGCTTCAGACGCAACGTGCTTGTCAGCGGCGTTGCGTTTTTTGTCAGTACAATGCCTGCCTGCCTCGCTTCGGACTGGCCGCAGTTCCGAGGCGGCCAGACGCTTTCCGGCGCCGCTCCGGCAACCTCCGGAACGATGCTTACCCCCGTCTGGAACGTTCGGCTCCCCTCGCTGATTGTCGGCGGCGCGACCTTTGGCCCCGGCATCTCAGCCTCGGCTGCCATCGCCACCGTCACCATAGGGGGAGTCCAACGGCGCACGGTTTTCATCGCCAGCCAGAACACCCACGTATACGCCTTTGACGCCGGCACCG includes:
- the secG gene encoding preprotein translocase subunit SecG, with amino-acid sequence MEILHNIAMIAQFFVAFALIAVVMSQTNKDQGMGGALSGQNADASRYKGGYEEKMDNLAKNLAFWFLGLSFAVAVFAHLAG